The following proteins come from a genomic window of Aquimarina sp. MAR_2010_214:
- the murG gene encoding undecaprenyldiphospho-muramoylpentapeptide beta-N-acetylglucosaminyltransferase — translation MSKKLRVILSGGGTGGHIYPAIAIANEIMDRYPDASILFVGAKDRMEMQKVPQAGYEIVGLWISGIQRKLTWSNLLFPIKLLSSLWRSRKIIKKINPDIVIGTGGFASGPLLKMANSKKIPTVLQEQNSFPGITNKWLSKGAHKICVAYDNMEKFFPKSKIIKTGNPVRQDLLKTKEKRGQAIVKYNLDPEKKTVLIIGGSLGARRINQLIEKELGFFAGKEVQLLWQCGKLYYSDYKGYTDQKDVQVHEFLDTMDLAYAAADVIISRAGASSVSELCIVAKPTLFIPSPNVAEDHQTKNAKAIVDKGGAVMLKENELDKKFQDTILELLDSEDVQIKLSEGIKKLALPNATSDIVDEIEKLMQNKAARN, via the coding sequence ATGAGCAAAAAGCTAAGAGTCATATTATCAGGAGGAGGCACAGGAGGACATATTTATCCTGCAATAGCTATTGCTAATGAAATAATGGATAGATATCCAGATGCTTCTATTTTGTTTGTAGGAGCAAAGGATCGCATGGAGATGCAAAAAGTGCCACAAGCTGGATATGAAATTGTGGGATTGTGGATTAGTGGTATTCAGAGAAAATTAACGTGGAGTAATTTGTTATTTCCTATAAAGCTGTTAAGTAGTCTGTGGAGATCCAGAAAAATCATAAAAAAAATTAACCCTGATATAGTTATAGGAACCGGAGGATTTGCAAGCGGACCATTATTAAAAATGGCAAATTCAAAAAAGATTCCAACGGTGCTTCAAGAGCAAAATTCGTTTCCAGGAATTACCAATAAATGGTTATCGAAAGGAGCGCATAAGATTTGTGTTGCTTATGACAATATGGAAAAGTTTTTTCCGAAAAGTAAAATCATAAAAACAGGAAATCCTGTCCGTCAGGATTTACTAAAAACCAAAGAAAAGAGAGGTCAGGCAATTGTAAAATATAATCTTGATCCGGAAAAGAAAACGGTTTTGATTATTGGTGGGAGTCTAGGGGCAAGAAGAATTAATCAATTAATCGAAAAAGAACTTGGTTTTTTTGCAGGAAAAGAGGTACAGTTACTCTGGCAGTGTGGTAAACTATATTATTCAGATTATAAAGGATATACTGATCAAAAAGATGTGCAAGTGCATGAGTTTTTGGATACCATGGATTTGGCATATGCAGCTGCAGATGTTATTATATCAAGAGCAGGTGCAAGTTCGGTTTCAGAACTATGTATTGTCGCTAAACCAACATTGTTTATCCCTTCGCCAAATGTAGCCGAAGATCACCAAACTAAAAATGCTAAGGCAATTGTAGATAAAGGCGGAGCTGTAATGTTAAAGGAGAATGAATTAGATAAGAAGTTTCAGGATACCATTTTAGAATTATTGGATTCTGAAGATGTGCAAATAAAACTTTCTGAAGGAATAAAAAAATTGGCGTTGCCCAATGCTACCTCAGATATAGTAGATGAGATTGAAAAATTAATGCAAAATAAAGCAGCAAGAAATTAG
- the murC gene encoding UDP-N-acetylmuramate--L-alanine ligase, which translates to MNKGLENIQNIYFIGIGGIGMSALARYFKFLGKNVAGYDRTPSQITSDLIALEIPIHFEDNVDSIPKAFLNTENTLIVYTPAIPKDHKEYVYVQNNGFLIKKRAEVLGIITKDVYTLAVAGTHGKTTTTAILAHLLKESGAKVTAFLGGISENYNSNLVLEGNEVVVVEADEFDRSFLQLYPDIAGITSMDADHLDIYEKANALEESFVEFSSRAKDHLLVRNGLPLSGITFGIEDDSDYCAQNIKIDNGTYVFDLKTPHERITDLHLDLPGRHNLLNAITAFAIAMLYGSPTGPLAKALFSFKGVQRRFSYQIKTDDLVYVDDYAHHPTEINALHQAVREMHPGKKILAVFQPHLYSRTRDFASDFAQSLSQFDQLLLLDIYPARELPIAGITSDWLLNMVDAKDKKLIQKDNLVEAIVDSNAEVVLTIGAGDIGEEVYRIKEALLV; encoded by the coding sequence ATGAACAAAGGTTTAGAGAACATACAGAATATATATTTTATCGGTATCGGTGGTATCGGTATGAGTGCTCTTGCCAGATATTTTAAATTCCTAGGCAAAAATGTGGCGGGATATGATAGGACTCCTAGTCAAATTACTTCTGATTTAATAGCATTAGAAATTCCGATTCATTTTGAAGATAACGTTGATAGTATTCCTAAGGCATTTTTGAATACTGAGAATACGTTAATCGTATATACTCCTGCTATTCCAAAAGATCATAAAGAATATGTGTATGTGCAGAACAATGGGTTTTTGATCAAGAAGAGAGCAGAAGTTTTAGGGATTATTACAAAAGATGTATACACACTTGCGGTAGCAGGAACACATGGTAAGACCACGACCACTGCAATTCTTGCACATTTGCTTAAAGAAAGTGGAGCAAAAGTGACTGCTTTTTTGGGAGGGATAAGTGAAAATTATAATTCTAACCTTGTGTTAGAAGGAAATGAAGTAGTTGTAGTAGAAGCTGATGAATTTGATAGATCATTTTTACAATTATATCCAGATATAGCAGGAATTACTTCGATGGATGCAGATCATCTGGATATTTATGAAAAAGCCAATGCATTAGAAGAATCTTTTGTCGAATTTTCTTCAAGAGCAAAGGATCATCTTTTGGTTCGTAATGGATTACCTCTTTCGGGCATCACTTTTGGGATAGAAGATGATTCAGATTATTGCGCTCAAAATATAAAAATAGATAATGGGACATATGTTTTTGATTTAAAAACACCACATGAACGTATTACAGATTTGCATTTAGACCTGCCAGGTAGACACAACTTGTTAAATGCTATTACAGCCTTTGCCATAGCGATGCTTTACGGCTCCCCGACCGGACCTTTGGCAAAGGCTTTATTTTCTTTTAAAGGGGTACAAAGAAGATTTAGTTACCAGATTAAAACAGATGATCTGGTGTATGTAGATGATTATGCGCATCACCCCACAGAGATTAATGCGCTGCATCAGGCGGTAAGAGAGATGCATCCTGGGAAAAAGATACTAGCTGTTTTTCAACCACATTTATATAGCAGAACAAGGGATTTTGCTTCAGATTTTGCACAAAGTCTTAGTCAATTTGACCAATTACTGCTTTTGGATATCTATCCGGCGAGAGAATTACCTATAGCAGGTATAACCTCGGATTGGTTGTTAAATATGGTAGATGCTAAAGATAAAAAACTGATACAAAAAGATAATTTGGTAGAAGCAATAGTAGATAGTAATGCCGAAGTAGTGTTAACTATTGGAGCAGGAGATATTGGAGAAGAAGTATATCGTATAAAGGAAGCTTTGTTAGTATGA
- a CDS encoding cell division protein FtsQ/DivIB, with protein MKRRMLTYLKFSGLLILMVVLFAFASKRNEQRKINEVLIEFVEEQDPYVNEVTVNKLLIQNQGRVTNVGKEILVLNTVEQKLDAHKMIEHSDVYLTVNGELRARIKQRTPIARVNAVTPFYVDVTGNTMPLSDSYSAHVPIVHNVSEREVIQVFPLLKKIQEDEFLKKHVVGVYLNVEGNYELELRVYSFKLVFGKIENLENKIKNFKAFYQKALRDKSLEKYKKVSLQFSNQVVCTIK; from the coding sequence ATGAAAAGAAGGATGTTGACATATTTAAAATTTAGCGGTCTGCTCATTTTAATGGTAGTTCTTTTTGCTTTTGCCAGTAAGCGTAATGAGCAACGAAAGATTAATGAAGTACTTATAGAATTTGTTGAAGAACAAGATCCTTACGTGAATGAAGTAACGGTTAATAAATTGTTAATACAAAATCAAGGTAGAGTTACGAACGTGGGTAAAGAAATTTTAGTTTTGAATACTGTAGAGCAAAAGCTCGATGCGCATAAAATGATTGAGCATTCTGATGTGTATCTTACTGTAAATGGAGAACTTAGGGCGAGAATCAAGCAACGCACCCCAATTGCTAGGGTTAATGCGGTTACTCCTTTTTATGTTGATGTTACGGGAAATACGATGCCTTTGTCTGATAGTTATTCGGCACATGTGCCAATAGTACATAATGTATCAGAACGAGAAGTTATTCAAGTTTTTCCTTTATTAAAAAAAATTCAGGAAGATGAATTTTTAAAAAAACATGTTGTAGGGGTTTATCTTAATGTTGAAGGAAATTATGAACTAGAGTTACGAGTGTACTCGTTTAAATTGGTTTTTGGGAAAATAGAAAATTTAGAGAATAAGATTAAAAACTTTAAGGCATTTTATCAAAAAGCATTAAGAGATAAAAGTCTTGAAAAATATAAAAAAGTCAGTTTGCAATTTAGTAATCAAGTGGTGTGTACAATAAAATAA
- the ftsA gene encoding cell division protein FtsA: MEREVNEIAVGLDIGTTKIVAMVGKYNEYGKMEVLGIGKSKSLGVHRGVVNNITQTIQSIQQAIQEAESVSGLKINDVTVGIAGQHIRSLQHSDYITRPNADAVIDEDDIEKLCNQVHKLVMLPGEEILHVLPQEYKVDGQAEIKEPVGMYGGRLEANFHVVVGQVTSIRNIGRCVKSSGLELSDVTLEPLASANAVLSQEEKEAGVALIDIGGGTTDLAIFKDGIIRHTAVIPFGGNVITEDIKEGCSIIEKQAELLKIKFGSAWPGENKDNEIVSIPGLRGREPKEITLKNLSKIIHARVVEIVEQVFLEIKNYGHESPKKKLIAGIVLTGGGSQLNHLKQLVEYITGMDTRIGYPNEHLAGNSDSETTSPMYATAVGLVMDGLIHIKKQKKISKKEAVASAQSKQKHETTAIDDDINIEEEDPRVDLKPRKNILEKWTEKFKEFLDNAE, translated from the coding sequence ATGGAAAGAGAAGTAAATGAAATAGCGGTAGGACTAGACATAGGAACAACTAAGATTGTTGCCATGGTAGGGAAATATAATGAGTACGGAAAGATGGAGGTATTGGGAATTGGCAAATCCAAAAGTTTGGGTGTACACCGTGGTGTAGTCAATAACATAACACAAACAATTCAGTCAATACAACAGGCAATTCAGGAAGCAGAAAGTGTTTCAGGATTAAAAATTAATGATGTAACGGTTGGGATAGCAGGTCAGCACATACGTAGTTTGCAACATAGCGATTATATCACTAGACCAAATGCAGATGCTGTAATAGATGAAGATGATATTGAAAAATTATGCAATCAGGTACATAAATTAGTGATGTTACCTGGCGAAGAGATATTACATGTATTACCTCAGGAATATAAAGTAGACGGGCAAGCTGAAATAAAAGAACCAGTGGGGATGTATGGAGGAAGATTAGAAGCTAATTTTCATGTAGTAGTTGGGCAGGTGACTTCAATTCGTAATATAGGGCGATGTGTAAAAAGCTCAGGGTTAGAATTATCAGATGTCACTTTAGAACCATTAGCATCGGCCAATGCAGTGTTAAGTCAGGAAGAAAAAGAAGCAGGAGTAGCATTAATTGATATAGGAGGAGGTACTACAGATTTAGCCATTTTTAAAGATGGAATTATTCGTCATACTGCAGTAATTCCCTTCGGTGGTAATGTGATCACAGAAGATATTAAAGAAGGGTGCTCAATTATCGAAAAACAAGCAGAATTACTAAAAATAAAATTTGGATCTGCGTGGCCAGGTGAAAATAAAGATAATGAGATCGTTTCAATCCCAGGACTAAGAGGAAGAGAGCCTAAAGAGATCACTTTAAAAAACCTTTCTAAGATTATTCATGCACGAGTGGTCGAAATTGTAGAGCAGGTTTTTTTAGAAATTAAAAATTACGGACATGAATCCCCAAAGAAGAAGTTAATTGCAGGAATTGTATTAACAGGAGGAGGATCACAGCTTAATCACCTTAAGCAGCTTGTCGAATATATAACAGGTATGGATACACGAATAGGATATCCTAATGAACACCTGGCAGGGAATAGCGATTCAGAAACTACAAGTCCTATGTATGCTACGGCGGTAGGATTAGTAATGGATGGATTAATACATATTAAGAAACAAAAGAAAATAAGTAAAAAAGAAGCGGTTGCAAGTGCTCAATCAAAACAAAAACACGAAACAACAGCTATAGATGATGATATTAATATTGAAGAAGAAGACCCAAGAGTTGATCTAAAACCAAGGAAGAATATTCTAGAGAAGTGGACAGAGAAATTCAAAGAATTCTTGGATAATGCAGAATAG